One part of the Halobacteriovoraceae bacterium genome encodes these proteins:
- a CDS encoding adenosylcobalamin-dependent ribonucleoside-diphosphate reductase has protein sequence MAHYKIVVPKNWSQVATDILAQKYARKSGINTNGKFTEQGEKDSRQIFNRLSECWRNWGEKYQYFDTKEDADNFEDEIKFMLANQFCAPNSPQWFNTGLYDSYGIKGNPQGHFFVEQNNGKLTKSKSAYERPQPHACFIQSVDDDLVNKGGIMDLWSKEARLFKYGSGTGTNYSNIRSKGEKLGGGGESSGLMSFLLIGDRSAGAIKSGGTTRRAAKMVCLDIDHPDIEDFIEWKSKEEHKVASLVTGSKTCKYHLNKIMETISKSKEEDKYSLRKNENLRKAVKEAKEHYVPINYINRVIELSKQGFDHIEFEEFDTDWNSEAYMTVSGQNSNNSIRISNQFFKALEENAQFNLRRRTDGSVSKTVHAKSLWKKINQAAWQCADPGLQFDDTINEWHTCPEGGRINASNPCSEYMFLDNTACNLASLNLIKFYNKDKNLFDVESFIHACSLWTIVLEISVLMAQFPSKEIAQNSFDYRTLGLGFANIGALLMQMGLAYDSQKGRAIAAAISSIMGGTAYKTSALMAKELGPFSKFKINKKHMLRVIRNHRRAAYSETDNYEDLTILPQKFEGQLIEEYLVRAARNSWDEALEYGEKYGYRNAQVTVIAPTGTIGLLMDCDTTGIEPDFSLVKFKKLAGGGYLKIINQSVPLALSHLKYSKKEIDEIIPYITGYATLRDCPFINNNSLKEIGFSEEIINQIETILPGIFDLQYAFNRYSIGDEFLKNKLKISEDQLNDPQFSILKHIGFNSEQIELANEYVCGSMTMEGAPHIKDEHLSVFDCANKCGKKGLRQIPPQAHLSMMAAVQPFISGAISKTVNMPNEIGINEIGNIYYLSWKMMLKSNAIYRDGSKLSQPLNSTLLNDLDIEEVDSNIEKIEKLAKSMSTEFIHTVKRKTLPNRRSGYTQKATVGGHKIYIRTGEYKDGKLGEVFIDMHKEGAAYRSLLNCFSIAISLGLQYGVPLDEFVDAFTFTRFEPNGIVIGHDNIKMATSVIDYIFRELGMRYLNRYDLVHVQPEDLRPDSVASEEVKEETLVKIMNKHEEQIGGSSQLSTQKVYSISQNSEMIKNQRKRQEAKIKGYEGDACSACGSLTLVRNGSCLKCDSCGETTGCS, from the coding sequence ATGGCCCACTATAAAATAGTCGTTCCTAAAAATTGGTCACAAGTCGCAACTGATATACTTGCACAAAAGTATGCTCGCAAAAGTGGAATCAATACAAATGGCAAATTTACAGAACAAGGAGAGAAAGATTCCAGACAAATATTTAATCGGTTGAGTGAATGTTGGAGAAATTGGGGTGAAAAATATCAATATTTCGACACAAAAGAAGACGCAGATAATTTTGAAGATGAAATTAAATTTATGCTTGCAAATCAATTTTGTGCCCCTAATTCCCCTCAGTGGTTTAATACAGGTCTATATGATTCATATGGAATTAAAGGAAATCCACAAGGACATTTTTTTGTAGAACAAAATAATGGCAAGTTAACAAAATCAAAATCAGCATATGAACGACCTCAACCTCATGCCTGTTTTATTCAATCTGTAGATGATGATCTTGTGAATAAAGGTGGAATCATGGATCTTTGGTCAAAAGAGGCCAGATTATTTAAATATGGTTCAGGAACAGGAACTAATTATTCAAATATTCGCTCAAAGGGTGAGAAACTCGGTGGAGGAGGTGAATCATCCGGACTTATGTCATTTCTCTTAATAGGTGATCGATCTGCTGGAGCAATTAAATCAGGTGGAACAACGAGAAGGGCCGCTAAAATGGTATGTTTAGACATAGATCATCCTGATATAGAAGATTTTATTGAATGGAAATCAAAAGAAGAACATAAAGTTGCATCTTTGGTCACAGGATCAAAGACATGTAAATATCATCTCAATAAAATCATGGAGACAATCTCCAAATCAAAAGAAGAGGACAAATATTCTCTGAGGAAAAATGAAAATCTTAGAAAAGCTGTAAAAGAAGCAAAAGAACATTATGTTCCGATAAATTACATTAATAGGGTGATTGAATTATCGAAGCAAGGATTTGATCATATCGAATTTGAAGAGTTTGATACTGACTGGAACTCTGAGGCCTATATGACAGTATCTGGACAAAATTCGAACAATTCAATTAGAATTTCAAATCAATTCTTTAAAGCTCTTGAAGAAAATGCTCAATTCAATTTAAGGAGAAGAACAGATGGAAGTGTCTCAAAAACAGTTCATGCAAAAAGTCTATGGAAAAAAATAAATCAGGCCGCTTGGCAGTGTGCTGACCCTGGATTGCAATTCGATGATACAATTAATGAGTGGCATACTTGTCCGGAAGGAGGAAGGATTAATGCTTCAAATCCTTGTTCGGAATATATGTTTTTAGATAACACTGCTTGTAATCTGGCATCCCTTAATTTAATTAAATTTTACAATAAAGATAAAAATTTATTTGATGTAGAAAGTTTTATTCATGCCTGTTCACTTTGGACAATCGTTCTTGAAATTTCAGTCCTCATGGCACAGTTTCCTTCTAAGGAAATTGCTCAAAATTCATTTGATTATCGAACTTTGGGACTAGGATTTGCCAATATTGGTGCACTCCTTATGCAAATGGGTCTTGCCTATGATTCGCAAAAAGGTAGAGCTATCGCAGCGGCCATTAGTTCCATTATGGGAGGAACGGCCTATAAAACTTCGGCCTTAATGGCCAAAGAATTGGGCCCATTTTCTAAGTTTAAAATAAATAAAAAGCACATGTTAAGAGTTATTAGAAACCATAGAAGGGCCGCTTACAGTGAAACTGATAATTACGAAGATCTCACTATACTTCCTCAAAAATTTGAGGGCCAATTAATTGAAGAATATCTAGTGAGGGCCGCACGAAATTCTTGGGATGAAGCTTTAGAATATGGAGAAAAATATGGATATAGAAATGCTCAAGTAACAGTCATTGCTCCAACAGGGACGATTGGATTATTAATGGATTGTGATACTACAGGAATAGAGCCTGATTTTTCATTAGTCAAATTCAAAAAGTTAGCAGGGGGGGGATACCTCAAAATTATTAACCAGTCAGTTCCTTTAGCACTTTCCCATCTGAAGTATTCAAAAAAAGAAATTGATGAAATTATCCCATATATCACTGGATATGCAACGTTAAGAGACTGTCCTTTTATAAATAACAACTCTCTCAAAGAGATTGGTTTTTCTGAAGAGATAATAAATCAAATTGAAACAATACTTCCTGGGATATTTGATCTTCAATATGCCTTCAATAGGTATAGCATAGGGGATGAATTTCTCAAAAATAAATTAAAAATATCAGAAGACCAGCTCAATGATCCACAATTTTCAATATTAAAACATATTGGTTTTAATAGTGAACAAATTGAACTAGCAAACGAATATGTCTGTGGATCGATGACAATGGAAGGGGCCCCACACATCAAGGATGAACATTTGTCGGTATTTGACTGTGCTAATAAGTGTGGAAAGAAGGGCCTCAGACAAATACCTCCTCAAGCTCATTTATCCATGATGGCCGCAGTCCAACCTTTTATCTCAGGGGCGATTTCAAAAACGGTTAATATGCCAAACGAAATCGGAATCAATGAGATTGGTAATATTTACTATCTGTCATGGAAAATGATGTTAAAGTCCAATGCCATTTATAGAGATGGTTCAAAATTATCGCAACCTCTTAACAGCACTCTTTTGAATGATCTTGATATTGAAGAAGTAGATTCAAATATTGAAAAAATTGAAAAACTGGCAAAAAGCATGTCTACAGAGTTTATACATACAGTGAAGAGGAAGACTTTACCCAACAGAAGATCTGGATACACTCAAAAGGCCACTGTTGGAGGGCACAAAATTTACATACGCACAGGTGAGTATAAGGATGGAAAACTAGGGGAAGTTTTTATTGATATGCATAAGGAAGGTGCAGCATATAGGTCTCTTCTAAATTGCTTCTCAATCGCTATTTCACTTGGACTACAGTATGGTGTTCCATTAGACGAATTTGTAGATGCTTTTACTTTTACTCGCTTTGAACCAAACGGCATTGTTATAGGACATGACAATATAAAGATGGCAACATCTGTTATTGATTACATCTTCCGAGAGCTCGGAATGAGATATTTAAATCGATATGATCTCGTACATGTCCAACCTGAAGACTTGAGACCAGATAGTGTCGCAAGTGAAGAAGTAAAAGAGGAAACTCTGGTTAAAATTATGAATAAACATGAAGAACAGATAGGGGGTTCATCTCAACTAAGTACTCAAAAAGTTTATAGCATTTCACAAAACTCTGAAATGATAAAAAACCAGCGAAAAAGACAAGAGGCCAAAATTAAAGGGTATGAAGGTGATGCTTGCAGTGCATGCGGATCACTAACATTGGTTAGGAATGGATCTTGTTTGAAATGTGATAGTTGTGGAGAAACGACAGGGTGTTCATAA
- a CDS encoding GNAT family N-acetyltransferase produces the protein MKEIEHIYIQTERLILRQWKNSDRDIFAQINADPEMMKFFPSTYDKNKSDNFIDKTIELIKKNNYGFFAVELKETKEFIGFVGFTDTDYEAYFVPAIEIGWRIHKKYWKKGLATEAAFSCLKYCFEKFNFDEIVACTATANRPSRNVMERIGMKQDLNGTFFHSQIPKGHKHSEHVLYRMRKDDFFASK, from the coding sequence ATGAAAGAAATAGAGCATATATACATTCAAACGGAACGATTAATTTTAAGACAGTGGAAAAACTCTGATCGAGATATCTTTGCACAGATCAATGCCGATCCAGAAATGATGAAATTTTTTCCGAGTACTTACGACAAAAACAAAAGTGACAATTTTATTGATAAAACTATCGAATTGATTAAAAAAAACAATTATGGGTTCTTTGCAGTAGAGCTCAAAGAGACAAAAGAGTTTATTGGTTTTGTTGGTTTCACTGACACTGATTATGAGGCCTATTTTGTTCCAGCGATAGAAATTGGCTGGAGGATTCATAAAAAATATTGGAAAAAAGGCCTCGCAACAGAGGCCGCATTTTCTTGTCTTAAGTATTGTTTTGAAAAATTTAATTTCGATGAAATTGTTGCGTGTACAGCAACGGCCAATAGGCCTTCTCGAAACGTAATGGAAAGAATTGGAATGAAACAAGATCTTAATGGTACTTTTTTCCATTCTCAAATTCCAAAAGGTCATAAACATTCAGAACATGTCCTTTATAGGATGAGAAAGGATGATTTTTTTGCTAGCAAGTAA
- a CDS encoding response regulator: MKNDFESSDNRLNYIRVSQVYEKSYSTFFSLLLVISLLVYVLRDTVNYIEINLWYGIIFLLTIVRVINSYLFQKNESNKEFGNYSKWENRFCCFSCLTAIIISLGAFYFFPKESVIHQLFVILILVGLMAGSISSYASSIKISVSYLLILLIPIVFAVFMQGNEMYSILGILLVLLGINLTRGVIKINRFIIKGIEFLLANEVFLKKLETANNELEKVNEELKQYDHAVAHDLKNPINTINNYLDIILDKEIKHHNKDELLYNVRRAGKKALNIIDEMLKIALKGGKEEISEVQFEEVFNDINFQLHDLIQEKNASFTSDFKIQKVYCGKSSLTQSLTNIVSNAIKYTPPERIPNVIMKTEEIDEKIIIQVIDNGIGFKEEDLNKVFTKFSRLENVNAKADGHGIGMATVKRLIENCGGNIEIDSIYGEGTTISVILPRKYKNMHNIGDIEKSKSNKKYNILVVDDDPDIKIILNIYTRSICNKIFFALDGKSAMKYFKNNHIDFVIIDMKLENENGAMIVNQIRQLENSNDKMKIIALSATTYEKDFEALKLSGCNGFISKPFNKKILLDGINKILNS; the protein is encoded by the coding sequence ATGAAAAATGATTTTGAATCATCTGATAACAGGTTGAATTATATTAGAGTTAGTCAAGTTTATGAGAAAAGTTATTCAACGTTCTTTTCCTTATTACTTGTGATCTCTTTATTGGTTTATGTACTTCGAGACACTGTCAATTATATTGAAATTAATCTATGGTATGGAATAATATTTCTCTTAACAATTGTAAGAGTTATAAATAGTTATTTATTTCAAAAAAATGAAAGTAATAAAGAGTTCGGAAATTATTCTAAATGGGAAAATCGCTTTTGTTGTTTTAGTTGTCTGACTGCGATCATTATCAGTTTGGGAGCATTTTATTTTTTCCCAAAAGAATCTGTTATTCATCAACTTTTTGTGATCCTTATTTTGGTTGGTCTTATGGCCGGCTCAATTTCATCATATGCTTCATCAATTAAAATATCTGTTAGCTATTTATTAATTTTGTTAATACCAATTGTATTTGCCGTTTTTATGCAAGGCAATGAAATGTACTCAATCTTGGGAATATTACTTGTTTTATTAGGCATCAATTTAACGAGAGGTGTGATCAAAATAAATAGATTTATTATCAAAGGTATAGAATTTCTTCTTGCAAATGAAGTGTTTTTAAAAAAACTTGAAACAGCTAATAATGAATTAGAGAAAGTAAACGAAGAACTAAAGCAATATGATCATGCAGTTGCACATGATTTGAAAAATCCAATAAATACAATTAATAATTATCTTGATATTATTTTAGATAAAGAAATCAAACATCACAATAAAGATGAATTACTTTATAACGTACGCAGGGCGGGAAAAAAGGCACTCAATATTATAGATGAAATGCTTAAGATTGCACTTAAAGGTGGAAAAGAGGAAATTTCAGAGGTTCAGTTTGAAGAAGTATTTAATGATATAAATTTTCAACTTCATGATTTAATACAAGAAAAAAATGCGAGTTTTACTTCGGATTTTAAAATTCAAAAAGTGTATTGTGGAAAATCTTCACTTACTCAAAGTTTGACAAATATTGTTTCAAACGCAATTAAGTACACTCCTCCAGAGAGGATTCCAAATGTGATAATGAAAACCGAAGAAATTGATGAGAAAATTATTATTCAAGTAATTGATAATGGAATTGGATTTAAAGAGGAAGATCTAAATAAGGTGTTTACGAAATTTAGTAGACTAGAGAATGTAAACGCTAAAGCTGATGGACATGGAATCGGGATGGCCACAGTGAAAAGACTCATCGAGAATTGTGGTGGTAATATTGAGATTGATTCTATCTACGGAGAGGGAACAACAATCTCAGTAATTCTTCCAAGAAAATATAAAAACATGCACAATATTGGAGATATTGAGAAATCGAAATCAAATAAAAAATATAACATTCTTGTTGTTGACGACGATCCCGATATTAAAATTATACTAAATATATACACCAGATCAATTTGTAATAAGATATTTTTTGCTCTTGATGGCAAAAGTGCCATGAAGTATTTTAAAAATAACCATATTGATTTTGTCATTATCGATATGAAACTTGAAAATGAAAATGGAGCTATGATAGTGAATCAAATTAGACAGTTAGAAAATTCTAATGATAAGATGAAAATAATTGCTCTATCAGCCACAACTTATGAAAAAGATTTTGAAGCTTTAAAATTGTCAGGCTGTAATGGTTTTATATCGAAACCATTTAATAAAAAAATATTGCTCGATGGAATTAATAAAATTCTTAATTCTTAG
- the ahpF gene encoding alkyl hydroperoxide reductase subunit F, protein MLEQEIKNQLKSVFEVLENEITLSYFKTQHVKQDELIEMLEEVASTSQLLKVEEIDELRETPTFIIKYKNNANGVSFRGIPGGHEFSSLVLAILNSDGKGKMPDPGIVQRIKNLKGNISLKTYVSLSCENCPNVVQVLNLFTILNKNISHEMIDGEFALEETQSLSIQGVPAVFSKNELISSGKTELIEILKKLEDKFATVDKEKNELVELGEFDVVIIGGGPAGGASAIYSARKGLRTAIITDRVGGQVKDTKGIENLISVPYTEGAILSSQIEKHMQEYNISIFEHRKVAKIVNNNLKNIILEGNEIIKSKSVIIATGAKWRELGIEGEKEYIGRGVAFCPHCDGPYYKGKDIVVVGGGNSGVEAAIDLAGIVKSVTLLEFADEIRADKVLVDKLNSLKNTKIIMSARTSKIIGDGSKVVGLEFEDRRNQEIKKMDIDGIFIQIGLSPNSDFVKDLVEINRLGEIIIDEKCRTTVPGIFAAGDVTTVPYKQIIISMGEGAKAALTAFEDLSYK, encoded by the coding sequence ATGCTAGAACAAGAAATAAAAAATCAACTAAAGAGTGTTTTTGAAGTATTGGAAAACGAAATAACTCTTTCATATTTTAAAACTCAACATGTTAAACAAGATGAGTTAATTGAAATGTTGGAAGAAGTCGCAAGTACTTCTCAATTGCTGAAGGTTGAAGAAATAGATGAATTAAGAGAGACTCCAACTTTTATTATAAAATATAAAAATAATGCTAATGGTGTTTCATTTAGAGGTATTCCTGGAGGACATGAATTTTCTTCACTTGTTCTAGCAATTTTAAATAGTGATGGTAAAGGAAAAATGCCTGATCCTGGGATAGTACAAAGAATAAAAAATCTTAAAGGTAATATTTCCCTAAAAACCTATGTTTCACTTTCGTGTGAGAATTGCCCTAATGTCGTACAAGTTTTAAATCTTTTTACAATCCTTAATAAGAACATATCTCATGAAATGATTGATGGAGAATTTGCACTCGAAGAAACTCAATCTTTATCCATCCAAGGAGTTCCAGCAGTTTTTTCAAAAAACGAGTTAATTTCATCTGGAAAGACTGAATTAATTGAAATCCTTAAAAAATTAGAAGACAAATTTGCAACAGTTGATAAAGAAAAAAATGAATTGGTTGAATTGGGAGAGTTCGACGTTGTTATCATTGGTGGAGGCCCTGCGGGGGGAGCAAGTGCTATTTATAGTGCGCGTAAAGGACTTAGAACTGCAATTATTACAGATAGAGTAGGAGGACAAGTTAAGGATACTAAGGGAATAGAAAATCTTATCTCTGTTCCTTATACTGAGGGAGCAATATTATCGTCCCAGATTGAAAAGCATATGCAGGAATACAATATAAGTATTTTCGAACATAGAAAAGTTGCAAAAATTGTAAATAACAATTTAAAAAATATCATTCTTGAAGGGAATGAAATAATCAAGTCTAAATCTGTTATCATTGCAACAGGCGCCAAGTGGAGAGAATTAGGAATTGAAGGGGAAAAGGAATATATCGGAAGAGGAGTTGCATTTTGTCCACATTGTGATGGGCCATACTATAAAGGTAAAGATATAGTAGTCGTAGGAGGGGGAAACTCTGGAGTTGAAGCGGCAATTGATTTAGCGGGTATTGTAAAATCTGTAACGTTACTCGAATTTGCTGATGAAATAAGAGCTGATAAAGTTTTAGTTGATAAACTTAATTCTCTTAAAAATACAAAAATCATAATGTCTGCCAGAACTTCAAAAATTATAGGTGATGGTTCAAAAGTCGTAGGACTAGAATTTGAAGATAGAAGAAATCAAGAAATAAAAAAAATGGATATTGATGGAATCTTTATTCAAATTGGACTTTCTCCCAATAGTGATTTTGTTAAAGATTTAGTTGAAATAAATAGACTAGGAGAAATTATAATTGATGAAAAATGTCGGACTACTGTTCCAGGCATTTTTGCCGCAGGTGATGTAACGACTGTTCCATATAAGCAGATTATAATCTCAATGGGAGAGGGAGCTAAGGCCGCACTTACTGCTTTTGAAGATTTAAGTTATAAATAG
- the ahpC gene encoding peroxiredoxin, with translation MNTLINSQLPEFKVQAYRNEDFITVTEQDLLGKWSILFFYPADFTFVCPTELGDMADKYQEFQKMGVEVYSVSTDTHFTHKAWHDTSETIKKINYPMIADPTGHLTRAFGVHIEEAGLAYRGTFLIAPDGKIKIAEIHDNGIGRNADELMRKVQAAQFIAEHPNEVCPAKWKPGSATLKPGLDLIGKI, from the coding sequence ATGAATACATTAATCAACTCTCAACTTCCAGAATTTAAAGTCCAGGCATACAGAAATGAGGATTTTATTACTGTAACTGAACAAGACTTATTAGGTAAATGGTCTATTTTGTTTTTTTACCCTGCTGATTTTACATTTGTATGTCCCACTGAATTAGGAGATATGGCCGATAAATATCAAGAGTTTCAAAAAATGGGCGTTGAAGTATATTCAGTAAGTACGGACACACATTTCACACATAAGGCCTGGCATGATACTTCTGAAACTATTAAAAAAATTAATTACCCAATGATTGCAGATCCAACAGGACACTTAACGAGAGCGTTTGGAGTTCATATCGAAGAAGCAGGTCTGGCCTATAGGGGAACTTTTCTCATTGCACCAGATGGTAAAATTAAAATCGCTGAAATTCATGATAACGGAATTGGAAGAAATGCAGATGAATTAATGAGAAAAGTACAGGCCGCACAGTTTATTGCTGAACATCCAAATGAAGTATGTCCCGCAAAATGGAAACCTGGAAGTGCAACCTTAAAACCAGGTCTAGATTTGATTGGAAAGATTTAA
- a CDS encoding response regulator codes for MNIEAKRCNNIFFVDDESSLHTLIKFKFKNEIKEGYVKTFHFHSAEDCLKYLDANPIDVDILFSDVNMPQMNGIELAQIIRSKFPSTTIFLATAYSLDPTKIEYKNIGIKSFFSKPLDFTHIKHTISQNFLD; via the coding sequence ATGAACATTGAGGCAAAAAGATGCAATAATATTTTCTTTGTCGATGACGAGTCCTCACTACATACTTTAATTAAATTTAAATTTAAAAATGAAATTAAAGAGGGATATGTTAAAACATTTCACTTTCATAGCGCAGAAGATTGTCTAAAATACTTAGATGCGAATCCAATTGATGTTGATATTTTGTTTTCCGACGTTAATATGCCTCAGATGAATGGAATTGAGCTTGCGCAAATTATCAGATCAAAGTTTCCAAGTACCACCATCTTTCTGGCAACTGCCTACAGTTTAGATCCTACTAAAATTGAATACAAAAATATTGGAATAAAATCTTTCTTCTCTAAACCATTAGATTTTACTCATATAAAACATACTATTTCACAAAACTTTCTTGATTAA
- a CDS encoding ABC-F family ATP-binding cassette domain-containing protein: MLNVANVSKIISGQTLFSNASFQIYEGEKVGLVGPNGAGKSTFFKMIVGEENPTEGQISLVSKTRISYFSQNVGEMHGKSALQEVLEGNTDLSSLDKKLKQFETQLCDPNIDPDEMNNVLIEMGEVQTEFEKLGGYELESNAKEILTGLGIGPDEFNKNVEDFSGGWKMRIALAKVLINLPDLILMDEPTNYLDLETIIWLEGWLKTFKGSVFMTSHDRDFMNAIVKKVIEVSNGRVTTFSGNYDFYEKEKELRKGQLEAQHAKQKEMLKKEEEFIAKFQARASHAAQVQSRVKKLDKIERIELEANIEQMSILLPELPRGGNDVVVIKDLSKSFKLKSGEIKKVFEGLSTTISRQDKLAVVGVNGAGKSTLLKIIANRLGPSGGECKIGPSINMGYFGQYSLEVLNPENTIFDEVQAQLPSASDGFIRNLLAAFLFKGNDVFKKIKYLSGGEKSRVILSYLLSQRNNLLLLDEPTNHLDIGSREVLLDALQRYEGTLLIVSHDRFFLKHLANKVLEVDKGEIHLYPGTYQEYVDGHSKN; the protein is encoded by the coding sequence ATGTTAAATGTTGCGAATGTATCAAAGATCATCAGTGGACAAACATTGTTTTCAAACGCAAGTTTTCAAATATATGAAGGCGAAAAAGTAGGTCTTGTAGGTCCAAATGGAGCAGGGAAATCAACTTTCTTCAAAATGATTGTAGGTGAAGAAAACCCTACCGAAGGCCAAATTAGTCTTGTTTCAAAAACAAGAATTTCATATTTCTCACAAAATGTAGGAGAAATGCATGGTAAGTCTGCGCTCCAAGAAGTTTTAGAGGGAAATACAGATCTCTCATCACTTGATAAAAAACTTAAGCAATTCGAAACTCAATTATGTGATCCTAATATAGATCCTGACGAAATGAATAATGTCTTAATTGAAATGGGTGAGGTTCAAACAGAATTTGAAAAGCTAGGGGGGTATGAGCTTGAATCAAATGCGAAAGAAATACTCACTGGATTAGGAATTGGTCCTGATGAATTTAATAAGAATGTAGAAGATTTTAGTGGCGGTTGGAAGATGAGAATCGCTCTTGCAAAAGTTCTTATTAACCTTCCCGATCTCATTTTAATGGACGAACCAACAAACTATCTAGATCTTGAAACAATCATTTGGCTTGAAGGATGGCTTAAGACCTTTAAAGGTTCTGTATTTATGACAAGTCATGATAGAGATTTTATGAATGCAATTGTGAAGAAGGTCATTGAAGTTTCTAACGGAAGGGTAACAACATTCTCTGGAAATTATGATTTCTATGAAAAAGAAAAAGAACTTCGTAAGGGGCAGCTAGAAGCACAACATGCCAAACAAAAAGAAATGTTAAAAAAAGAAGAAGAGTTTATTGCAAAATTTCAAGCTCGGGCTTCCCATGCGGCACAAGTTCAATCACGAGTAAAAAAATTAGATAAAATTGAGAGGATTGAACTTGAAGCAAATATTGAGCAGATGAGTATTTTGTTACCCGAACTCCCTAGAGGCGGAAATGATGTTGTTGTTATCAAAGATCTATCTAAATCTTTTAAATTAAAAAGTGGGGAAATTAAAAAAGTTTTTGAAGGTCTGAGTACTACAATAAGTAGACAAGATAAACTTGCAGTTGTTGGAGTAAATGGTGCGGGGAAGTCTACACTCTTAAAAATAATTGCAAATAGATTAGGGCCCTCTGGAGGGGAGTGTAAAATAGGGCCAAGTATTAACATGGGATACTTTGGTCAATATTCCCTAGAAGTACTTAATCCTGAAAATACTATATTTGATGAAGTACAGGCCCAACTTCCAAGTGCGAGTGATGGATTCATACGTAACTTGCTTGCTGCATTTTTATTTAAAGGAAATGATGTCTTTAAAAAAATTAAATATCTCTCAGGAGGAGAAAAATCGCGTGTCATTCTATCCTATCTTCTATCTCAAAGAAATAATTTACTTCTTTTAGATGAACCAACAAACCATTTGGATATTGGTTCTAGAGAAGTACTTTTAGATGCTCTTCAAAGATATGAAGGTACATTACTAATTGTAAGTCACGACAGATTTTTCCTTAAACACCTTGCAAATAAAGTTTTAGAAGTTGATAAAGGTGAAATTCACCTGTATCCAGGTACGTATCAAGAATATGTGGATGGCCATTCAAAGAATTAA